AAAATACTTTTATAGAAGATACTGATGAAGTATTTTATACTTGGGAAAATGAGTTTATAGAGGAAGAAAGTCTTTGTTATTTTTATTTAACGTTTTTTATGAAGGAAAATGAAAAATACATAAGATTTGACGAAACACATATTGAAAAAGCTTACACTGAGAATCAACTGAAAAATATGTTGAAAAAAGTTGGGTTTAGTAAAGTTGATACATATGACGCATTTAATTTTTACAATGTAAGTGAAAAAAGTGAAAGAATCTTCTTCATAGCTTCAAAAAACAGCTAAATACTTATTGACAAGGATAAGAAGATATGATAACATGGTTCATAGAGTAGGTATAGATAATAATCTACTAATTTATTTGTATATGGAGGAATGTTTTAAGATGGTTAAAGGTAAAGTAAAATGGTTTAATGCGACAAAAGGATACGGATTTATTTCAGGAGAAAATGGAGAAGACGTATTCGTACATTACTCAGCTATTGAAAGTGATGGATACAAAACATTAGAAGAAGGACAAGAAGTTGAGTTTGATGTAGTAGAAGGACAAAAAGGACCTC
Above is a window of Gottschalkia purinilytica DNA encoding:
- a CDS encoding cold-shock protein — translated: MVKGKVKWFNATKGYGFISGENGEDVFVHYSAIESDGYKTLEEGQEVEFDVVEGQKGPQATNVTKL